GTAAGTCTGATTATAAGAAGATAAATCTTCAACAGTATTCACTGCTTTCTCAACTGCAGGATAATAATGTAACGAATCACTGGCAACAATTTTTTGAAGATGCTGAAatggtaaaataattaattaattattaaatatacaagtaaataaatataacctaaAAGTTGTCAATATATGCAATAATAACCTGTTTGTGTTTTACTAAATCTTCGACGCACAAATTATCTTTTACATAAAGAAGAACAGGAGGaagattttctaatttcttacGTAAAAACGAATCGAATTCTTTGCTGGTAGTTTTTAAAAACGGGTTCACTGCGGTTGTTGGTAAATCCGAATTAACGGAACCGCCCCATAATAGTACAGGTACCGCATTATCGGCGTATAATGGTAAAATTTGATACGTAACAAGTAATATAAGAACATAATTGAAAACACAACGAAACCCTGTCATGATGCTTTTAACTAAACTGATTTGGGCGAGTCAGATAGGTACTGATCAGATCGTCCACTATCGAGCAGAAAGCAACGGATCACCTGACTTAGAATCATATGACAGACGTCACGTGACAATTTTGTTTCCGGATTTTAAACTAACATCCATTTTGAATTGCATCAATTTGCtttgtaaaattaaacatttaactacctaaatgaaattttaatacacATAAAATTGTTGTCGATGCTAAAtagatatattttaaaatagtaTTTGAATGATTGTGAGACACCAAAATGGAAGCGAAGAAAGAAACTGTTATGTATTCGGTTTGTATAATCctgtaaatttaaataacaaataaaataattatattaatttattattgtttcgTTAGCAACTCCAACCATGGAGTACAGTAGGTGTATTACCTTGTATGGAACAAATTGCTGGTCCACCAATTTCAATCAGAGTTggagaattttataaaactcCAAAACCACATCCTTGGCGACCTACTTTAGGATATGAAACGGTAGAAGCAGCTCCTTTGTaaggaattatttttaacttttaaaaATACTTGTTTCAAACTATTTGCATGAAAGTTTACTTTGAaatctttttccttctttagGCCTGCTCAGCCGATGACAAACTTACTTAGCAATACTTGTTACACGCCGAATGGTATGGCTACAGAACCATTGCGATTTCCAAATCTGGTGACCGGTTTTGATCGAAATCCTGCACACGGAGCACGAGCTGCGCTCTATACAAGATACGGTCCATACGAATGGGTGCAAAATCAGCTTAGGCTTTACAATGAATCGGATAGCAATAGAAACTTTTCTGAAAACTTGCGACAGGACACCATTCGAATGATGCGGTAAATTTGCTAATATGTACATAAATACATGCCAAGTATTGAACAACAACGacaatttatatgtatattaaactacattattatatctacagaGAAGCCGATGAGAAAGTACAAAACGGTCAAACCGAAACTGGTCGTAAATTGGGAGAAAGAATTACAGATACCACTTTTTGGAGAAACGAGGTAGCTGGAGAATTAGAACgattaataatagaaaatataaagatGCAAGAATGTCGTCGAGGTTTACAAACTGCAATACAAAGTTTAGAGGGTCAATTGCACATAGCGCAAGAATGTCTATATTATCGTGAAGCGAGAACAGgtttactttattttactttacttattttctgtattaaaaaattagtaaATATTGTCAGTACATATTTAAAGTTGATACTTTTGGAAATGTAAATAGGTTCTGACTTGGTACACGACCAAGCTGAAGCTGCTCTTCTAAAAGAAGTGGAAGTAGTTAGAAATTgtcaaaataaattagaacATTTCACTGCTAAATGCATTAATCAAGTAGGTTTGAAACCATAATTGTACATTGAGTGTTCAGTACTATTCACACTCTTAGAAGGCTTCCTTCATTTTCAATTCAGCTTACAAATAGTAGGGCAGTACAAAATCAATTAGAAATTGacataagaaataaagaatctGCGCTTGGTATTGATATTACGTGCCACCAGATGAACAACTACAGTCGTGGATTGAAATATTATGGTGGTATTGAGAAATATGATCCTAGGTAAACAATATGATTTATAGCGGTAAATTGTAGTTTATGATCGTGATttaaatgttaaattattaaattttattttaagcgTTACAGAAGCTGAATCTTGGATGGAAGCCTCCAATAGTGTAGTAAAAAAATCACAAGCAGAAAGGTCAAAATCAAATCAATTACGAAGTGACATTGAAATCGCAATAGATGCGGTTGGACATGAAATGTGGGAAGCATGGGGTAATACGAATAATGCTTTGGCCAGAAGAGCGGCAGAAATGCTGGAAGCTAAAGAGAAATTACAAATACATTTGCACAAAGTAATCGCAATAATATTTAActcttatacatatgtacatggTAGCCGAATTTAAATCGTACTTCTTTTGGCTATAGACTCAACAAGAAatctttgaaattgaaaaaaatttgcaattaatACAAAAAGCTATTGCTGACAAAAGTTCGGCGCTAAAAGTTGCACACACGCGTCTAGAGAGCCGAACGCATCGACCCGAAGCAGAGCTGTGTAAAGATTACGCACAGATTAGGTATCGTTAAAGAAATTTGCATTACAGCGCGTACACGCAGCCACTAAAACTGTATGTGGTTTCATTATGTTGTAGAATGGTCGAAGAAGTTGAAACTataaattttatgataaaCGACATGAATTTAAAACTGCAGAGATTCGAAGCACAACATCAACAACTTTTACGTACCAGATCCAATTTAGAAACTGATTTAAAATCTAAAGTTGATGCATTGTTTATTGATAGAGAAAAATGTATGGGTATGCGAAGAAGTTATCCAATTGCATCGGTtataaagttttaaattacACGTACGTATTGAAACGTGAAGtacttatattttttattaattttttgtttgcATGGTGTTGTCTGTTTTGCataatacttttaattatttaatcaattttataaaaatttaataaaaatattttctttgtattaaCATTTTTGTATAGCAATTTAATAGTAGTACACAAAGGTATTTTCATTAAGGAAATTATAAAtctataatattttatcattaatgTAAGGTAATATCACATTAATCATTTTGTATAGAATTCGTACTTACTAACTAACTAACTAACAGATCAAGTCTAACTGTACAACATTATGACTGTATACCTATTCGCGAAAGCTTAGTTGTCAAAAACAACTTATAAAGTAGTATGTACAAAGTTTTATAACAAGGTTTCTTCCATGTAAAAAGTAGTACATTGTAAAGATTTTTTTTCAGAAATGTAAATTTCAATGTATGTTTCTAGTCCACTTAAAAGCAGCTACAGTATCATAGATTTTCGTTACAGTTGAATCTGTATCATACTCATCTTTCAAGTAacaaattttaacattttcttGTGGGTGACATTCCAAAACGTTCcatttttcaaacaattttaaagaattttttattggATCAACACACAAACTCTCACCTACaaacattgaaaatattttaatttatagtaTGTATGTTGATAATTTGTAAAAACATAACTATAAATTGTTACTTACCATAGTTTACAATACCACGATCTAAATTCGTTTTCAgttcatttaaaatttcatgaatTAAATCTCCTTCAGATAATGATCGGCCTACTAATTTTCTAAGAGTAAAAGCACTGAAAGTATACGTATCAACTAACGGTCGTAATAACATATGAAGGAATTCCATACGTTCGGCGTGTTCTGGTACTAAACTCAACTGTCAAAAAacattaaaatgaattatactCGTCCTGATTAAAACGaaactttaattaataaaaaattgctcACTTTATATTGAATACTTCTACTCCtatttgtattataatattcttCGTCTGAACTATCGTCGAAAGTTTGCGCGTACCTTCTACTCCATAATTCTTCTTGTAAACAACATTCCTAccaaataatttgaataagtGATTGTTGATTGACCAAATCGGCTACATTAATGTACAGTACCTCTTGTGAAGTAATGATCTCTGTATGTGACAAATTTTGAATAGTTTCCGTAATAATGTGCTCCAATTCTTGGCACGGTTTGCAGAAAATAAATTcgtatttaaaaatatcacaaaGTTTAAGggaattttgaattaaacGATTTTGAGATACTGTAATGTTATTTTCCGCGATAGCAACTGGGTCATTGATTTGTGAGTGCAATTCAGCATACAAAGCTGTtactgaaaaatataattaacacgATATAACACAGTTTTTTATTAACGAATAAGTTAAAGATCAATGTGTGCCTTCTTACCTACTATGCTGTCCATAACATAACACGCAAGCATTGTATTACTGTAATAGGATAATTCGATTACATTTGGTAAAATCGATACAGGACGGATCGCGATCACATTATTTGATTTGACTGGCTGACCACTAACAGCTTCCGTAATTTCTTGTCGTTGTTGTTTTACCAAACCTGGACCTAAAATATCAAGCTGAAAAAAATAATCAGGTACATAGATTTATTGTATAGATTCTTACTACAATACATTATCGTTAACATATTGAATTTTACTAACTGCATGATTTATAATATCAATGTTTTCACCACAGAATGCAATATCATGGTGACGAGATTCCAAATCCTGTCTTATTATCCGAAATGCTTCAACCAATTTATCCAGAGTACAACCATCTCGAAATTTATTTAAGAGTAAGAATGCAACAACGTTGGTAGACATTATCGGCATCGAGCAGGCACaatctaataaaaatgattaggTAATTATTGTTACATTAACAACATTCGATGtaatagaattttagaattttagatatttagaatttaaaattaatccTTTGTTTTTACCGTGTACAACGTGCCGTGCAATACTATCAACTAACTGCCGATATTCTTCCATAATGACGTCTGTACCATAAAGCGATGAACTCGACACTGTGTATTTCAAAGGTTTTTCAGACGGCATTATTTTTCCTCCAGTTAATTTGTTTTGTTGATTTTGAAACGATTTTAACATTTCCTATCGATTAAAATCGAATAACATTAGAATGATAAAAATctaatgtaaaatatattgaaagtTAAGAAAAAGTATCTTACCCTAAGTGAAAACGGTTGACAAAAATCAACCTTAACAATACCATAATTGCCCCTTAAGGTTGACCATATACCTTGAATCGTGGAGCTAAAAGTTTCCATTTTCTTTGGCTGACCTAACTGTTCTCTAACAAAATTTCCATCCACGAGACGTTCATAATTCATTGCAACGGGTACTAGTAGTGCATCTTCAATAATTCCATCCATGTATGCATCAACAATAACACTCAAAATGCCACCTTTTGGCATACATGGTTTACCCGTTCTTGTACGGCCACCCTCTATAAAGAATTCTATGTTATGACCCGCTCGTAAGCTTTCCATTACGTATGTATGAAGAGTAGCGCGATAAAGAACATCTTTGCGGCCTACAATGGGGTCAATTCGgcgttttataaaaaatgcgCCTAAGCCTCGTAAAAACCACCTATTTAACGAAACAGGTAATCAGTAAAATTATACAACAGAATATATTGATtataaagagagagagagagagagagagagagattaTAAACAATAATATACCCGAAAAACGGAATTTTCAGATTATCACCAGCTGCAATCAATGGATCtctaatattatttgttagCAGAATGAAACTGATCATAATATAATCTAAATGACTTCGGTGTAAAGGAAGCAATATCAAAGGAAGGCCAGTCTCATTTGCTTTCTTCAGCATCTCTATTTGAGAAGGTAATACTACTGCAGATTGTATAAAACATGGCAATAACTTATAAAGAATCCACGAAGttattttaagtaaaatatTGCTTAATCTGCTTTCCATTTGATATAATATAGTTTTTGCTCTTTCCTGCGCCTTCGCCAAGGCTACGTTTTCGCTAACACCTTCATTGCTAACAGTTTCTGAAGCAGTTAATATGATTGCTTCCTTTAATCTTTCATCTGCAAGGACctgtaaaacaaaattttctacaaaatgtACAAGAGATAAGGGGATTCAGAGGATTCTGATATACatgtaaaattcttttaaatctACAACTTACCGTTTCTGTTATCCTTGGGTAATCATACTCTTTACAACTATAAACATGTGAAATACAATTAAACACTTTAGAAAACAGTGACAAGCCTGGATTAACTATCAATATATTTAAGCCAAATGGCATATGCTGCTTGTTAATAGTATTTACCAATGAATTCTgcaagaaaagaagaattaagTCACCTGTTTATCGATAAAATTAAGATATAAACTTACATGTAGAAGAAAATGGatagttaattttttatcGTTAATTTGTGGAAGAAAAAATCAAGGAAGATAAACGCATTGTAACATTACTTTAACCATGCATGGTTGACTTACATGTACTGGATATCCATGTACCACGATAATGCGCAACCATCGTGAAAAAAGTCCACGTGGTTCTTcgtacatttttttttgttttttctttcttttctttttttttgttttcccaATAATTATCTCGCGGTTGTGTCGGTTATCATTACTAGGATGCCGATTACATTTGAACTTTGCTGATACATAGTTCATTGATACATAAACATATCAATGTACGAAAATAATTAGTTTAACTTTGAAGGTGATCAATTTTTATCACTGAAAGTACTTACACTGTTCCTTATCAATGCTCGTAATTATCCGATAACGGTGCATTGCATTTGATCTTAAATATTATGGATGTATTTAAATAGCAtcgaaaaaagagaaaaaataagTCTCAATATTACTACAGTAATCGTAGTATGTAAtcataattgaataaaatgtcaaattaaatatacaaCAAGTGTCACGCGATTGCGTGTAGAATTCAATTATTCTACTAATCAAATAAATTGGTAGAATTCGATGAAATAGTTACATAATTAAATGCGCGTTGAAAGATGGCGTGTTAATTAGGTAACGTATGGTTTGTAATTGTATATCTACTTGTACACGATGATACTTAATATTTCAACTGTAACTTTATTATGATTATACACTAAAAATCGTacttttatgaaaaaaaaaaaagaaaaaaaaaagataagttACTGCAAAGAAAAACTTGGATACATGTTAAAGCATGTGAATATTCGCAATTCTGCACGCAGCCTGGCTACAAGATTGCAagataaatgtatttttagtCGTAGAGAAGAGCGTGAACTTGCGACATTCTATTAATCGCCGAAGAATGCGTACTTACTTGTTAAAGTTACAGAATAACTGGTATAGAACTTGTATTACATTTCTTCAttctaattttcaaaattttatgcTATAATACAGAAACAATTGAGTggctaattttaattattgattcACTGTTGTATACGTTTCATAGGTCTAGCTCATGATTGATCCAAAGGATCTATAATTCTTATACGATGACGATTATCTTCCTTGAAGTTTAAGCAATAGCAAACAATACCTtactaaagaaaaaaaattcactCACTCTAGATGATGGAGTGCAATTGTTGCAACAGTAATGTAGATAGGaagatttttctttaacaaGTGGAGCCAATGGCTCGGTTTCTTTGATTTTATACAGAGAGTTTTCGCGAATCTTTCTTGCTTGCTCCCTGTCTTGTATCTTTTTCCTATGCAATTGTTGTCCAGCTCGACGAAGTTCTGTAACATAAACATTTTatgttacaaatattattttttttttcttcgattaCTTCTCTGTTTACTTAATATTTCGACAAATCTTACCGTCCAACGAGAATCGAGTGGTGGATGATTCTGTATTTCGCCTTACTTCCGTCCTGGTCTCCCATTTCGCGTATACTTCTTGTAAACGCGTTGAAAGTATATCAACCATGCTGGGAGCTCTGCGatcgtgtaaaaaaaaaaaaaaaatattacactAAAAATAAGACTGAACCGAGTATAACTGAAGCGCAATTTTACGGGGTTTGCACttgaaaaatgatgatgaATTATTTACGCTCGATCTCCGATACTTTTAACGAGTCGACACGGTCGAGTAGAATTCAAACAGAGCGAATacgattttttcttctatttcttttgCCTCAAACATATCTCCTTGAGTTACTGACAAGCGgatgaaaagagaaatagaaacgggtattataaaaaataatagagCGTGAAAAAACGACAAATTTTGTATGCTTCTTAAAAGCAAAGATTTGCAAAGTTTCGTGAATCAACGATGATGATAAATTGTACATCGAACGTGACAAGTCGAAAATTAGAGTCTCGGTAAACTTTAACCCTGTTACACCATTCTGGTTGATTTCGAATGACCCAGGAAAAAATTCCATCTTGTACCTATGTCAACAGACATTTTACCTTTTTATTTCCCATTGAAACCTATCTTACGCTTAACTTTGTAAAAACAATGAAACGAATAACAACTCGGGAAAAGAGATTCCTAGTCACGCGATCTGAATTGCACAGATAGATCAGGTATCGGTTATATAAAGCAGTATTAAATGTTCCAGTGTCCTAACgtgttaaaaatattgaagtaCGTATATGTAACCAGAAATCGGTAGCTTGGTATCATGAGAGAAatgaaggaaaaaagaaaaactaatAATCTttctgaaaaaattatttgtttatcGAATGCTACAGCTCGTCAAGATGATTCTTTAACACTGGTACACGCAATAATTCATTGGATGACACAACGTCTTCTTCGAAGGAGTTGATAAGTACATATCGCGATCATATTTTGTGCATGTACTACGAACGTTGTACCATTTCAGTAACAATGAACATTTTTCCAAAGAAATCAAGTATAAGGTTTAGGGGTTGTTCTATTAACAATAATTGTCAAAGTCCAAGCtgataacagtatcgtgaGAGACAAACGTCACGAAGAGATGCGATCGATTACGTGTAGCGCTACAAACAGCTGGTTGGTTTTTCATACAATAAATGATTTAGTATGTTGTTGCTAATGTTTCTTCtcattttattcttgaatCGCATTTATTAgcttattttaaatgaaaaaattcttgcaaaaaaagaaaaaaatcgtGTCAATCATTTTCTGATCCACTGTATACTGTATACGCGTATGTTTCATTGCCAGTGAAAGCATTGAACGATTATATTTATCTTTCTTTCGATATTTAATCGTTTGTTTAAATCAAGTCTTCCGCGTTTCTATTAGACCGTTACTTAAGAAATGAATACTTCATTGCAAACCATTTTCATAAGTTTATCTAATAAGCACCGTTATCTTTGATTTCAAATAGAAAACAAGGAATCAATTGCATAATGCATATGCATGTGCGATTCTAAACGAGATGTTTTTTGTCAGCAatacgtttaaaaattacagCAGTATTTGAGTAAAATCGCTGCAATGATTAATTCAGGAAATAACGACACGAAGTGTATTAATGTAATATCATTTTATCGCTAATTGTAAACATTCTTTTTGTAAGCAAAACCTTTCGTTATTTCGTTAGAGAAATGCACTTTGTTCCCTGGATCATACGAGAACGACTTTCGATGTCCCCTGAACCAAGTTTACACCAAGTTTCGACAAAACCTTTTATTCTTAAACTGATAATGATAAATAGTAAATTAAAATGAGTTTCAAGCAAATAagataatttcttattttgtaatagtatactcaatatttcaaagttcgaataaaagaagaaattacgTTATACccattatatgtatgtatagaataTGTACTCCGCTCGTTTCTGTAATAATCtcatgtacatacatatgcgCATAGATAAAgcttattaaaatgaaattactatAATTGCAAGTTGACAAGATACCATCTTTAGGTACTCGTGAAATGATCGAGAATCTCGATTTGTAAGTTCAAATTAAGATTATCAATTGTTTCATAAGTCAACAACTCCGatctttaatatttatttaaaatacaatagGTAACGTTGTACAAAGGGGAGAGAATACGTTACCTGTAGTTGAAAAAATAGAAGAGGACTccgaaaaaaaggaaaatctCAACGAACCCATCCATTTTTCAGTCGTGTAACACGCGATGatgatatttttctctttccaccgaaataaaaagaaaagtactGGTACGTTTTTACCAGTCAACAAAGAGCATGGATGTGACCTCAACTGCTTCTTGCCATGATTTCAATCACAGTTTATCCTATTTCGTTTAatcatatatacatatatatgtatgtgtatacaTTAACGATCCTTGTAAACTTTGCAGCGCGTCGATTgccgtgaaaaaaaatattaccgAACACTTCCATAAACAAATCCATAGATTGAAATGGCAAATGATTGAATGGGTATCGTTAGCGTTATTCGCCGCCCCCGATCCCTCGTAGTAACTTTTCTTCGCAAACCTTTGAAATAAAAGCAGTAATACGAAAGGCTGCTTCGGTCGTGACAAACGTCAACTTTCTACTGCAATACGTTAAGTAACCACCAACAATATTCCCCGTAGACAGTTCACTGACTCGCTTAACTTGACTAACGATGCAACGCCGGAATGATGTTCGCGTATGACAACAGAAtacgttttttcttttcttttaaaatgcACTCAGAAACTACATATAACCCTCTTACAATTAGAACGTTTATCGTTTTACAAATAACTTCAAAACATTCACGAATGGAAACGAAATGACAACTTTAAAACAATTTAACATCGTTTACATAATTGGCGCTTTAACTTGCCATTAGAATCGAcatgttttaaaattataatttttagaagCAAACAAACTGTTTTACAATTACaatcttttttctcttttagtTTCGATTAAGTACTGACGTTTTCATCTTTAACAGATTCATTTGAATGAAAGAAATACCTTATTTTCAACAATGTTCTTATTTTTAGCAATAATAAAGAATCAATTCATATATTCTATACGaaattagatttttttataaaacaaagaGTCACTTTCAGTTTCAGTTTCATTCGACAATCGATGTAACCACCGCAAAGGTTGAATCATAACTGTATCTGAAGCATCGAGAACCACATGGTATACGCGGTAAATCACATCAacaggaaatattaaataatctgcatcaatttttcgtttttatttttttttttcctatcAAAAACGTGACCATTTGTCAATGTCAACTTAAAAATGATAAGATTATGATATGGAAATAGTTACGAAATTCGTACTATAATCCCTCACAAAAATAGGATTAACGAAGACCAGGGTAATGAAGGCATTTTATTTTGCATGAATCAATCAAATATGTTattgattaaatttaaataacaaagGAAACAGaatgtaattacaattctgtcTATATTCCTGTTACTTTGTTacaacaatattataacatatgCACAAACAAATTGCACATACATAATTTGATTCGAAATGCACTGATCTGTCGCGATATAACACATTAATTCaactaaaaatatttcaacatttAAAGATCAGATGTCCTTCGAcggaaataaaaaagaaaagattgtCTTTGTTATTGTGTATCTCACAGGGTACACCATGCGACGAACAACATCTTGAGTAACAAAAACGGTATGACCTGGTGTCCAGTTAGTTCCATGCAACTCGTAAATTAATCCTATTGAAAGCCATTACCGTTTTATGTTGCTCCTttattgtatgtatgtacgtcAATTTGTAAGAGGACATTAAGATTCGCTGTCTGAATATGTATACGATCGGGAAGATTCATTGGTAGTCTAAACTACGAAAGAACGGTTTCGTGCAAGGCTCGTGTTAAACGCTTTCTTCTTTTACGCGCTACTTtcacaaattaaaaatagtgaACATGAAAAAACGATTCAATTTTTGTTAtgttttttcccctcttttaCTTGTTATTCTCGATTAAAATAATCCACGTGAATGATTGATTAATTCTTGTCATGTGTTACCTTTACAGTCTACACCATCGTGTCGTTATTTTACTTTGTTTTTGCTTTTCAAGAATTATTCAAAGATaggatatacatatacatatatatataagtagtatgtacatacatattatcaatttttagtACTAGACTTTTTTATTGcatcaataaaaaataattataacaaaGTTCGCTCAGCATTGTGGCATAATTTTactatttatatacatatgtacttaAATACGATGTTAAAAACAATACAAAACATAACctttatatgtacataatatattttgaatttattttacaaacaaaACTTACCTTGTACTGACGTTCGAAAAAAAGATCTCAGGATCACATgaaatgttaaattaattacttaaaaCACATCTATCTATATAATTCAAAACACTAACGATAAGGGATACGTTATACGCCACATGACGCCACACATTGCAGCACCGTGCAGAACATAACAGCGTGACGCGTATAcatataccgcagttcaccagagtccataactgcgacgcgcaggttggaagatggtgggggaacgcagcgagctctccgctaatcgctttccacttcgttttggagtatcgccaatcagggagAAGATGCGCacgaaagaacgaaaactggtcttttcgcagttatggactagGAAACACGTGTTATCACTATTTATATATATCACCAATCACTATATAAAAGTGTAGAAATAACCTACTGATTGTCAAAAAacaatatttgttaaaattgatagaaaatttagttaagaataattgaaattacaaaaacaTGGGGGTGagtaaaatatcattttatattattttaataaaattattaccaTTTTAACCTAATTGTATTCttacataaatgaaatagaaaaagttaaaaattagTGCAATTAAGAGAAATAatcaaaaaagaaataaacttACAAAGCAAGGAAAGCTTAAAGCAAGACGACATAAACcattaaagaaacaaattcAGAAAACAATAGCTCCACCTCCTGAATCTATCGAAGAGGAAAGTGATGATAACATTTTGGATATGGTCGAAGAAGAGGATTTAGAATTTCTTAGAGATGCTGTTTCAAATAAGTCCTATAATTTACTGAAACAAATTCGTTTTAACGAGTATGTTaagatatataaattataacaaGTTTCTATTTAGATTTTGGTTTAAAATTAtcatacattatatgtaatttagAACAGTTGatggcagaaaaaataacaagcACAATAAAAGGGAGAATGATGAAACATTAGAggataaatatgaaaatagtATATCAAAAGTAATTGAAAAAGAAGGTGCAAAAACAGTTCGCATGTTACTTCCTACAAAATCTCAAAGTGGAATTatagaaacaaaattaattgaagaaaatGTTAATGAAGACAGTGACAATAAGTCTGATGAGGAACAAAATAAACAGAATGATAACATGGAAATAGAATTGGATTTACATGTAAGATGtaactaaattttatactCCACTATTAATATAACGATGCCTTATATATCTAAATGGTAATTGATATTTTAgactgaaaataaagatgcaAATAAGGAACCTGTATCTATGATAGAACTTTTAGCATGTCGTAGAGATGTATTAAGATCTAAACGTATAAAAATAGGATTACTATCTAGTAGTCTTTTAGAAGCACCTGAAAGTAAatgtgaaaatttcaaagtattGCTAGAGTTTATGGAAGAAACTGATCCAGAAGTGTACATTAGCGTTCGAAAGTTAGCAACTGTATC
The genomic region above belongs to Osmia bicornis bicornis chromosome 9, iOsmBic2.1, whole genome shotgun sequence and contains:
- the LOC114877472 gene encoding glycerol-3-phosphate acyltransferase 1, mitochondrial isoform X3; its protein translation is MHRYRIITSIDKEQSKFKCNRHPSNDNRHNREIIIGKTKKKKRKKKQKKMYEEPRGLFSRWLRIIVVHGYPVHNSLVNTINKQHMPFGLNILIVNPGLSLFSKVFNCISHVYSCKEYDYPRITETVLADERLKEAIILTASETVSNEGVSENVALAKAQERAKTILYQMESRLSNILLKITSWILYKLLPCFIQSAVVLPSQIEMLKKANETGLPLILLPLHRSHLDYIMISFILLTNNIRDPLIAAGDNLKIPFFGWFLRGLGAFFIKRRIDPIVGRKDVLYRATLHTYVMESLRAGHNIEFFIEGGRTRTGKPCMPKGGILSVIVDAYMDGIIEDALLVPVAMNYERLVDGNFVREQLGQPKKMETFSSTIQGIWSTLRGNYGIVKVDFCQPFSLREMLKSFQNQQNKLTGGKIMPSEKPLKYTVSSSSLYGTDVIMEEYRQLVDSIARHVVHDCACSMPIMSTNVVAFLLLNKFRDGCTLDKLVEAFRIIRQDLESRHHDIAFCGENIDIINHALDILGPGLVKQQRQEITEAVSGQPVKSNNVIAIRPVSILPNVIELSYYSNTMLACYVMDSIVVTALYAELHSQINDPVAIAENNITVSQNRLIQNSLKLCDIFKYEFIFCKPCQELEHIITETIQNLSHTEIITSQEECCLQEELWSRRYAQTFDDSSDEEYYNTNRSRSIQYKLSLVPEHAERMEFLHMLLRPLVDTYTFSAFTLRKLVGRSLSEGDLIHEILNELKTNLDRGIVNYGESLCVDPIKNSLKLFEKWNVLECHPQENVKICYLKDEYDTDSTVTKIYDTVAAFKWTRNIH